From the Musa acuminata AAA Group cultivar baxijiao chromosome BXJ3-1, Cavendish_Baxijiao_AAA, whole genome shotgun sequence genome, the window ATTGTGCTACCAATAACTAGTCTTTGTGTTGACAAACATACCCTTCTGTTCTAATGCGTTATTACTGAATCCGAATTAGATGCCTTCTTTTTCTATCTCATTCTGTCAACGGATGTAGCAAATTGGAATATATTTGGATAgccaataagaaaataaaaaaatagaaaactaaTTTCATCGAGGTGGCATGATTACAACTGGTTTTTGTGGCGCATAAGGATTAGGGAATAGTAGTAGTTTTCTTGTTTATTTAGTTAATTATTTATCATGTCaagtgcttgcttgcttgcttgcttgctgccGTCAGATTCGGACGCTGACGGGTGCGATGAGGTGGCTCATCCGTGGACGACAGGCCCAAGCAAAAGATAGAAGGGTAAAGTAGTCGTTTGCGCTGCTCATCGGGATTCCTTAACGCGACACGTAGCACCGTGATTACGTCGCTCCATCGTGTCACCGGTGGGATAGCGTCAGAGGTGGCATGTAGTGGTGGTCGCCGGAGATGAGTTGGCTGACAGCTGGCACTGTCGTCGCAGAGACGTGATAATCGCCTTCAAAGAATTGGAGACCTACCACTTAACGGGCCCTTCTGGCTACCTGCTCTCTGATTGGGAATGCTTCCAGCTAAGTAATCAGAGGACAGGTAGGAAAGAAGGGTAGCGTTGGGAGAAAGCCTCGTTCCGAGGCGAGCAGGGCATGTCATGCCATCCCATTCTTGCTGACGCGGCTGCGGCCCCGCTCTCGTTCCCCACGCCCTCTTCGCCACCAAATAAAATGCCCTCGACGCGCCCTCACCCTAAATTGCAAGAACAAGTGAtttagcagagagagagagagagagagagagagagagaaagagagatggcGTCCTCTGAAGttcaagaggaagagaagaaggtgcCATCGGCGGCCGCTTTGAGTGGGGACGAAAGAGAGAAGCAATCGACCAACGCGGTCGCCTTTGCTGAGACGGAGCTGTAGCCACCACCCACCTGCATATCATCATATCTATCGCCCGCCCTGCCCCTTCCAATTCGGTACTTGCAGTTCCGTTCCCTTCTTCGTAGATCTAGATCGAGCACATCATAATCCGGGGCTTCTTTTCTTTTAGATCTCGGCCAAGCGTGCTTTTAGATTTGTTCTCGGTCATGTCGGCGACGGTGAAAAACGGGGGAGACGCTGCGGCGGTGGAGGTGGAGTTCGCGGCGTGCGACTGCTGCGGGCTCATGGAGGAGTGCACGCCGGCGTACATCGCCGGCGTACGGGAGCGGCACGGCGGGCGGTGGATCTGCGGTCTCTGCGCCGAGGCCGTCCAGGACGAGATCCGCCGCTCCGGGCCCCTCATCTCGCTCGAGGAGGCCATGGGCCGTCATGCAAGCTTCCGCCGAAGCTTCCGCTCGGCTGAGGCCGCAGCGGTGGATCCGGCGGAGCAGCTGATCGCCGCCGTGAGGCAGCTCCTCCGGCGGAACCTCGACTCACCGCGGGCTGTGCGGTCGACCCCGGGCAGCCCCCGAACCATGGTTGGGCCCCGGACCCGGAGAGGCTTTCCGACCTTTATTTGCTTGGCGGATGAGGATAAGAATCGAATCGCATaggaaaagcaaaagaaaatgaaagaagaacAGAAAGGGAGCGTTTCCAATTTCCAACGAGTAAAACTCGTTGCTTAATCTCGAGGATTCCAAGAGTAGTTTTATGTTATGCGAAAAAAATTGCACAAATTTTCCGCTGGATTATGCACGAGTCTTTCTTCTTTCACAAGTATACATACTACTTGTCATTTGAAGTGAAAAGAATCACTGAGAATGGAAGAATTCCATCTTCAAGACTCATTTTATATCATTAGAATGGAATCAGCTTTGTGTTTTTGGTAGTCGAGATTATGAAGACACATAGTGAAGAAAATATAGGTGAGaataagtgtttttttttcttttttggttgaAGGTGTCACTAATTGAGTTTATAAAGaccaattaaattttattttttgaaacatgTCTTCACTAAAAATTCTTTACTATTATCCGTTTTGATGTACAACAACAAGATCGTAAGtcccaattattttcttttatcatcattaagattaataaaaaaatatttatttcatttCACATCTTTTTATATCTTGTTTTTCCCTTTCTAACGATAATCATTTACAACACTATTAATGTTCGTCCTAAACCTCGGTAGAAAAATATAGAAAGCtgtgttgagaaaaaaaaaaaacatagataatCCATTTTAGTGTAAcgaaaaaaaacacacacacacacacacacaagatgTCAGTATGAGATATCTTCTTGTTCCCATTGCCATTTCATGCTTCTAAAAAACCAATTAGATCAACTGGTAGTGGATACTTTAGAACAAATCAACAGAGCCTCTAAAAGTAGATCACCGAAAGAGAATATAGCTGAAGTGTACCTCATATGTGGCCTCATAGGTAGAAAAAGAGCATAATGGTTAGTCAAAATATGCTTCTCAATGGTGCCAAGCTTATCTGTCTCGAAGGTGAATCTTTCTAGTTCACATATCAGAGGTGTTTAGTGTGACTCACCCTCCAAAGTATGCACAGATTTAGCTATAAAAGAGAGTACAATATGAGGCCACACACAACTTCAGAAACAAGAATTATTAGGATATTGTCATATGATTGGTAGCTTGATTTAATGCAGAATAACCAGAAATTACTACATAATAATGCATCTGGCTTCATGATAGAGAAGGTATGTGAGGTTGGTATCCCAGTTTTGTCAAGCACTTAAGATTATGGAAAGTGTTGTGAACAGCTTTTACCTTTCGAATCCCATCAACATGATATTTGCCTTTGTTTTCAGTAGGCAACAGAATAAACCAAGTATGAAACAGAGAGAAATTACCTGTTCTTTTATTGGAAAAGCAGTGCTCACTAGGCATGTTTCTGTATTAATTGCAATTATTAAGATaccaaaagaaagaagagatgTACAAATACTTAGTAAGAAATCAGCACACTGAAGAACATCAAGTGATCTATTATTCACATACACAGTGGCTAATACAACACAAACATGTAGGGCAAAGGCGTACCTTGGTACAGTTGGAACAAGAACAGACACATCCACAAGAATATCC encodes:
- the LOC135629156 gene encoding uncharacterized protein LOC135629156 gives rise to the protein MSATVKNGGDAAAVEVEFAACDCCGLMEECTPAYIAGVRERHGGRWICGLCAEAVQDEIRRSGPLISLEEAMGRHASFRRSFRSAEAAAVDPAEQLIAAVRQLLRRNLDSPRAVRSTPGSPRTMVGPRTRRGFPTFICLADEDKNRIA